From Mytilus galloprovincialis chromosome 9, xbMytGall1.hap1.1, whole genome shotgun sequence, the proteins below share one genomic window:
- the LOC143046970 gene encoding QRFP-like peptide receptor: MVTSPVLNRGTTELIDMTTPSYSNTSDMNVYYSTIEQTNFTNSAYGNSSAVSKNGVFSPNLFGLLYKTMCCGKAGHSSSPCQIFLRSFPYLSLPDNYEIGKQLQSVLVTLYVLIIAVSIVGNSLVLLTFIFNKHMRSTTNIFIVSLAGSDLLLIVSTVPFNIGFVISHHWTLGRFACKLVPFMTTFSVGCSSLTLCCIALDRFYAIVFPFKLHFFQTKFKMASILSTVWIVSALSGIPQAKSYELVEFTSGCGEKITECLFPKYETPQQQFLRLWLSFGILFMFPLMVMANLYGIIIHKLWGKFNFSTTSTVNRTDGSRLRQKRRAIKMLVTVISLFVVCWLPLQLFNIITEKSNTKISVTVNTIRVFLQCLAMSSSCYNPIVYAFMNEKFRKSFALFLLCKKRRPRVYPVDERKDQNISRKVTQLKSETDGKRISGTAETRM; the protein is encoded by the coding sequence ATGGTGACCTCGCCAGTATTAAATCGTGGCACGACTGAATTGATAGATATGACAACACCATCATATTCAAATACTAGTGATATGAATGTTTACTATAGTACGATAGAACAAACAaactttacaaattcagcataCGGCAACAGTAGTGCAGTTAGCAAAAATGGAGTATTTAGTCCAAATTTGTTCggtttattatataaaacaatgtgTTGCGGAAAAGCAGGACACAGTTCTAGTCCTTGTCAAATTTTCTTGCGCTCGTTTCCGTACTTATCCCTACCAGACAATTATGAAATAGGTAAACAGTTGCAATCCGTCCTTGTAACTTTATATGTGCTAATAATTGCCGTCTCCATTGTTGGAAATTCATTAGTGCTTCTGACTTTCATATTCAACAAGCATATGCGTTctacaacaaatatttttatcgTTTCCTTGGCAGGAAGTGATTTGCTTTTGATTGTAAGTACTGTGCCATTTAATATTGGATTTGTAATTTCGCATCATTGGACATTGGGCAGATTTGCATGTAAACTGGTACCTTTTATGACTACCTTTTCAGTTGGATGCAGTTCTTTGACATTGTGTTGCATTGCCCTAGATAGATTCTATGCCATAGTTTTTCCTTTCaaacttcatttttttcaaacaaaatttaaaatggcGTCTATTCTTTCGACAGTTTGGATTGTGTCTGCTTTATCTGGAATTCCACAAGCAAAAAGTTATGAACTGGTTGAATTTACTTCAGGGTGTGGAGAAAAAATAACTGAATGTTTATTTCCAAAATACGAAACACCACAGCAACAATTCTTACGACTCTGGTTGAGCTTTGGTATTCTTTTTATGTTTCCCTTGATGGTGATGGCGAATTTATATGGAATAATCATACATAAACTATGGGGGAAATTTAATTTCAGTACAACCTCAACTGTTAACCGCACAGACGGGTCGCGTCTTCGCCAAAAGAGGCGGGCAATTAAAATGTTGGTCACAGTAATTTCCTTATTCGTTGTCTGCTGGCTACCACTGCAGCTTTTTAATATTATCACAGAGAAGAGCAATACAAAAATTTCTGTCACGGTCAACACGATTCGTGTCTTTCTTCAGTGTCTGGCCATGAGTAGTAGTTGTTACAATCCGATCGTCTACGCATTCATGAACGAGAAGTTCAGGAAAAGCTTTGCCTTGTTTTTGTTATGTAAGAAGAGAAGACCTCGTGTCTATCCTGTGGACGAACGTAAAGATCAAAACATTTCAAGGAAGGTGACACAACTGAAAAGTGAAACGGATGGGAAAAGGATCAGTGGTACAGCAGAAACAAGAATGTAA